A section of the Hevea brasiliensis isolate MT/VB/25A 57/8 chromosome 17, ASM3005281v1, whole genome shotgun sequence genome encodes:
- the LOC110650924 gene encoding probable sucrose-phosphate synthase 1 has product MAGNDWINSYLEAILDVGPGLDDAKSSLLLRERGRFSPTRYFVEEVITGFDETDLHRSWVKAQATRSPQERNTRLENMCWRIWNLARQKKQLEGELAQRNAKRHLERERGRREATADMSEDLSEGEKGDAVGDVSSHGDSNRGRLPRINSVDAMEAWASQQKGKKLYIVLISLHGLIRGENMELGRDSDTGGQVKYVVELARALGSMPGVYRVDLLTRQLSAPDVDWSYGEPTEMLTLRNSEDSEDEMGESSGAYIVRIPFGTKDKYIPKENLWPYIPEFVDGALNHIIQMSKVLGEQIGGGKPIWPVAIHGHYADAGDSAALLSGSLNVPMLFTGHSLGRDKLEQLLKQGRLSRDEINSTYKIMRRIEAEEFSLDSSEIVITSTRQEIDEQWRLYDGFDPILERKLRARIKRNVSCYGRFMPRMAIIPPGMEFHHIVPQEGDMDGEVEGNEDHPTSPDPPIWSEIMRFFTNPRKPMILALARPDPKKNITTLVKAFGECRPLRELANLTLIMGNRDGIDEMSSTNASVLLSVLKLIDKYDLYGQVAYPKHHKQAGVPDIYRLAAKTKGVFINPAFIEPFGLTLIEAAAHGLPIVATKNGGPVDIHRVLDNGLLVDPHDQQSIADALLKLVADKQLWAKCRQNGLKNIHLFSWPEHCKTYLSRIASCKPRHPQWQKDNDGADTSDTDSPGDSLRDIHDISLNLKFSLDGEKTGASGNDNSLESEGDADRKGKLENAVLAWSKGVLKNTQKTGYIERGEQYNSSGKFPALRRRKQIFVIAVDFDAISGLIEATRKIFEAVEKERTEGSIGFILSTSLTISEIHSFLVTGGFSPSDFDAFICNSGSDLFYSNLNSEDGPFVVDFYYHSHIEYRWGGEGLRKTLVRWATTVNDKKAEKGEQIVTAAEQLSTNYCYSFTVQKPGVVPPVKELQKLLRIQALRSHVIYCQNGTRINIIPVLASRSQALRYLYVRWGIDLANMVVFVGESGDTDYEGLLGGLHKSVILRGVCSSASNQLHANRNYPLTDVIASDSPNIVHTAEECTKSDIRGSLQQLACVKG; this is encoded by the exons ATGGCTGGGAACGATTGGATTAACAGCTACCTCGAGGCAATCCTCGATGTCGGCCCTGGCCTTGATGATGCTAAGTCGTCTTTGCTACTCAGAGAGAGAGGAAGATTCAGTCCCACTCGATATTTCGTCGAAGAAGTCATCACTGGATTCGATGAGACCGATCTCCACCGCTCCTGGGTTAAG GCTCAGGCGACGAGGAGTCCGCAGGAGAGGAACACCAGATTGGAGAATATGTGCTGGAGGATTTGGAACTTAGCTCGCCAAAAGAAGCAG CTTGAGGGAGAGCTTGCCCAAAGGAATGCTAAACGTCATCTTGAACGTGAAAGAGGCCGCAGAGAGGCAACTGCTGATATGTCTGAAGATCTATCGGAAGGAGAAAAAGGAGATGCAGTAGGTGACGTATCGTCTCATGGTGATAGTAACAGAGGCAGACTGCCTAGAATCAATTCTGTTGATGCAATGGAGGCATGGGCTAGTCAGCAAAAGGGCAAAAAGCTGTACATTGTGTTAATAAG CCTTCATGGTCTAATACGAGGTGAAAATATGGAGCTTGGACGTGATTCCGATACTGGTGGTCAG GTTAAATATGTTGTGGAACTTGCAAGGGCTTTGGGCTCAATGCCAGGAGTCTATCGAGTGGATTTGTTAACTAGACAATTATCAGCACCAGATGTAGATTGGAGTTATGGTGAGCCCACAGAGATGCTTACCCTTAGAAACTCAGAAGATTCTGAGGATGAGATGGGGGAGAGCAGTGGTGCCTATATTGTTCGTATACCCTTTGGAACAAAGGATAAATACATCCCTAAAGAAAATTTGTGGCCTTACATCCCTGAATTTGTTGACGGTGCTCTTAACCACATAATTCAGATGTCCAAAGTTCTGGGAGAGCAAATTGGTGGTGGGAAGCCAATCTGGCCTGTTGCCATCCACGGACATTATGCTGATGCAGGCGATTCTGCTGCTCTTCTATCAGGTTCTTTAAATGTGCCAATGCTTTTCACTGGTCACTCACTTGGCCGGGATAAGTTAGAACAGCTACTAAAACAAGGCCGATTATCGAGGGATGAAATAAATTCTACATACAAAATAATGCGTCGGATAGAGGCTGAGGAATTTTCGCTGGATTCTTCTGAAATAGTCATAACTAGCACTAGACAGGAGATTGATGAGCAGTGGCGCTTATATGATGGTTTTGATCCAATACTGGAGCGTAAACTGCGAGCAAGAATCAAGCGTAATGTGAGCTGTTATGGCAGGTTCATGCCTCGCATGGCT ATAATTCCTCCTGGGATGGAGTTTCATCACATTGTTCCCCAAGAAGGGGATATGGACGGTGAAGTGGAAGGAAATGAGGACCATCCTACTTCTCCTGATCCACCAATATGGTCTGAG ATAATGCGCTTCTTTACGAATCCTCGTAAGCCTATGATACTTGCCCTTGCTAGGCCAGATCCCAAAAAGAACATCACAACTTTGGTTAAAGCATTTGGAGAATGTCGTCCATTAAGAGAGCTTGCTAACCTT ACGCTAATTATGGGTAACCGAGATGGAATTGATGAAATGTCAAGCACAAATGCTTCTGTTCTTCTTTCAGTGCTTAAGCTTATTGACAAGTATGATCTGTATGGGCAAGTTGCATACCCTAAACACCACAAGCAGGCTGGTGTCCCTGACATATATCGTCTAGCAGCAAAGACAAAG GGTGTTTTCATCAATCCAGCCTTCATTGAGCCATTCGGGCTTACTTTGATTGAG GCAGCAGCTCATGGTTTGCCCATTGTTGCCACAAAAAATGGAGGCCCAGTGGACATACACCGG GTACTGGACAATGGTCTTCTTGTTGATCCTCATGATCAGCAGTCTATTGCTGATGCTCTTCTAAAGCTTGTTGCTGACAAGCAGCTTTGGGCAAAATGCCGACAAAATGGATTGAAGAATATTCACCTATTCTCATGGCCAGAGCATTGCAAGACTTACCTATCACGAATAGCCAGCTGCAAACCAAGGCATCCACAGTGGCAAAAAGATAATGATGGAGCTGATACTTCAGATACAGATTCACCAGGTGATTCGTTAAGGGACATACATGATATATCTTTGAACTTGAAGTTCTCATTGGATGGAGAAAAGACTGGAGCTAGTGGAAATGATAATTCTCTAGAATCTGAAGGAGATGCTGATAGAAAGGGTAAGTTAGAGAATGCTGTTTTGGCATGGTCAAAGGGTGTTTTGAAGAACACACAAAAGACTGGATACATAGAAAGAGGAGAACAATACAATAGTTCTGGTAAGTTTCCAGCTTTGAGAAGGAGGAAACAAATTTTTGTCATTGCAGTGGATTTCGATGCCATTTCTGGGCTTATAGAGGCAACTAGAAAAATTTTCGAGGCTGTTGAAAAAGAAAGGACTGAAGGCTCAATAGGGTTCATATTGTCAACGTCTTTGACCATATCTGAGATACACTCATTTCTGGTCACAGGGGGATTTAGTCCCAGTGATTTTGATGCTTTTATATGCAACAGTGGTAGTGACCTATTTTACTCAAATCTTAATTCAGAGGATGGTCCCTTTGTGGTTGACTTTTATTACCACTCACATATTGAGTACCGATGGGGTGGAGAAGGGCTAAGAAAGACTTTGGTTCGCTGGGCTACTACAGTTAATGATAAAAAGGCTGAGAAAGGGGAACAGATTGTTACAGCAGCCGAACAGCTTTCAACCAACTATTGTTATTCTTTTACCGTGCAAAAGCCAGGAGtg GTTCCCCCTGTTAAAGAGCTCCAGAAGTTGCTGAGGATTCAGGCTCTCCGATCCCACGTTATATATTGCCAAAATGGGACCAGGATAAATATAATTCCAGTATTGGCTTCTCGCTCCCAAGCCCTAAG GTATCTTTATGTTCGGTGGGGCATTGATTTGGCAAATATGGTGGTTTTTGTTGGAGAATCTGGGGACACAGATTATGAAGGATTGCTTGGTGGGCTACACAAGAGTGTAATATTAAGGGGAGTTTGTAGTAGTGCAAGTAACCAACTCCATGCCAACAGAAACTACCCTCTCACAGATGTTATAGCGTCAGACAGCCCCAATATTGTTCACACAGCTGAAGAATGCACCAAGTCTGATATCCGGGGTTCCTTGCAGCAATTAGCATGTGTCAAGGGCTAG